The Drosophila nasuta strain 15112-1781.00 chromosome 2R, ASM2355853v1, whole genome shotgun sequence genome segment GCCAGCTGTGTGCCACGCAGACAATGAAGAAGCAGCcggtgtggcatgtggcatgtggcaagtggaaTGTGAGggactctttctctctgcgGTTAACAATGGTGCGTCTCCTGGCCCATAGTTTGCGTATTTTGCGGTTGCAACTGTATCCCTCGCCATCTACTCCTCCATCTCTTGCTCTTTTGCCAACGTTTGCTTATCCCCGAAAAACGCCCTTGGGGAATCAACTCAATTTATTATTGGTGCTAGTCGAAagcccacaaaaaaaagagagaagagctaaaacaaaaattggcTTTTTAAAGCGTTAAAGTTCGAGCGAACcgaattcaattaaatcaaacaaaaatgtttgtctgtgagtgtgtgtgtgtgtgtgtgtgtgaggtgtTAGAGAGAGTGGGAGGCGTGGCTGTCTGCGAGGGGCGTTTATCAGCAAATGCgcacaaacaacacaaaaaaaaaggcgcAATTTTCCAATTGAATAATTGTCGCCGGCaagttttcacttttgttgGCCAGACGCAGCCAAGCGCAGCAAGATAGAAGCAAAGGACACCGACTGGACATTTCGCCCTCGTCGAGGTCCTgtgactgtctgtgtgtggggAAGAGCTGGCTATGGCCATTCAACGGCTCAACAGTTTGCCAGTGTTTCAAATATTGCTCAGTTTTCTCAGTACTTTTTGTGCTGCGTTTGAGTCTCTTTTGGAGGGTCTGAGTGTTTGCTTTGCCATTGAATGGCTTTTGCCAACGttgtctttctttctcttttctttactctctttctctctttccctctctacTGCTCTCTGCTCAGCTGCACACAGCcttttaacaacaattttcttGTCTATTTTCAGGATGATTTGCCGGGCCAAGCGCTGTTGGATGTCGTTTTTGCCAGGCTCAATTTAATCGAGACTTCATACTTTGGCATTCGCTACATAGACGACGAGAATCAAACGGTAAGTGAAagagaagcagcaaaaaaaaggcgACCAAGAGCCGGATATGGCAGATGCCTGCCATATCCTGACTCCTTGCTCCTGACTCCATGCTGCTTGCTGGCAAACATATTggtttttaaaattcattttcgttttcattgaAATTCATTGAGGCGCAGGCGAAGCGTTaagaatgaaaacaaaaagcgagTCACATAGAACTCTTTGAGCCAGCCGGCGAGACGAAAGCGCCTGCAAggcaaattatataatttcgCTTTCCCTCGCTGGCAAAGCACAGAAAAGGGCAGGAACAGGAAGCGTCACCTTGGCCTTCATTGAAATTCACTTTTATGCCAGAACGCATGTCCTGCGCgtccttttgtgtgtgtgtgtgtgtgatggcCATAAAAAACGCTTATACATATGTTAGTTCAAAGTGCCAGTCAGCCTCACCTGCTGTCGCTTTGTCTcgcacattgcgtatacgccatgttgttatcaatttaaaattttcttttctttcgcAGCACTGGCTGGATCCAGCGTCACGCATTTcacgccaactaaagcccaAATCGGATCCATATGATTTGTATTTTGGCGTTAAATTTTATGCCGCCGATCCTTGTAAACTGCTCGAGGAGATAACGAGGTGAGTCGCGTAGTACTTTAATGTACGTAAATGAAATGCTTTTCATTGTCATTATTAAAGTTGTGGGCAATTAAATGTTGCACAATTTTAttacataaattcaatttattaattgccaCACGCATACGCATACGCATACTCAGACAAATGCTCATAGTCgcaattcaataataaaaagcaaattaatcGAGTCGAGGGCAGAGGACTTTGGTCAGAGAGCAGACAACTAATGGATGGTGCATAATGCATTTAATACACATTTATGTGAGATATAGAGGGAGGGAGAGTAGAGTGTAGAGAgtgagtgttgtgtgtgcataGCAAGCAAAATGAATTGCGAAAAGCGCCAATCGTCATGAAATTGCGAAAATCCCCAAAGGGGCAATTCCATGGCTATTAGCAAAGATGAGAGGCGAAAAGGATGGGAAATTGTATGCCAAATGTCGTGTTCTATCCAGACTGCAGTTAGCTGCATTTATCAAGCATTTGgtgtgtgcaaatatttgcgctTAATACGACGACacgttggctgctgctgttgctgttgctgccgctgttgccaCCATAATCGTCaccaagtgcagcagcagcaacagtgcTTCCAAGAGGGAGGAAAACGGAGGAGCGGAAACGGATGCCAATCGTTGGCCAAACATGATCAAAACTCGTGCACAACTGCTGCGCTAATATTGGCgcatataaatgaaaatgcacTGAAAATGCACTTATAAAGCCAGCCAGCTGAAGAGTCCATTGCattgcatattattttgtagCGAGGGCGAGAACTGGagaatttttgttattttagcTATACAAAGTCTGCGGCGTACAATAAACGGCAATTGACTTTCGACTGCTGGACGCAGATTGTGGCATTTTCCAAGAGCTACACTAAAAACGGTTCTATTAACAATATTGACGATAATACACAGCAATAGGATTACACATCCAACATCAGTTCGTTAGGCAAACAAGCAACTTGAGCTAGGCAAATAATTGTGTGTAATATTGttgcaaagcaaaagtttCGTTTGTTTAGGGCACATTAAAGTCCCatcacacatgtgtgtgtggccaactaattaaatttgtttcgttttatttatgCCACGCAGATATCAACTTTTCCTGCAAGTCAAACAGGATGTGCTACAGGGTCGACTGCCTGTTGCCTTCGAGTTGGCCGCCGAATTGGGCGCCTTTGTGGTGCAATGTGAGTATGATGAACGAAAGGTTGTAAATGTTACAACACGAACACATAATATTtgtgattttgattttgatttacaGCCGAATTGGGGGACTACGATCAGCGGCGGCATTCAAAGGGTTATGTGTCGGAGTTTCGCCTGCTGCCCAATCAGAGCAGCGAGTTGGAAGCCCGCGTCTCGGAGCTGCATCAACAGCTCAAGGGCATGTCGCCATCGAGTGCCGAGTTGAACTATTTGGATAAAGTCAAATGGCATGACATGTACGGTGTTGATTTGCATCCCGTGCTGGTAAGTTTAACCACCAAGGAAGGAAAGGGAGGGAGGCGAACCGAAGCAAGCGCCCATAAAAGGGGTCAATGCGAATGCAAAGTTTAATTTCGTTTCATGgcaaatattataaatcaTTTGCTCAACATTTTTGGGGGAGACCAACGCAATGATTATACTCACTTCGAGCCACGCCCCCATCGCTGTCTCGAGCAAGTCTAACCCCATATCCACAACCCCCACTAACTCccaacttcaactccatcTCCAACTCCTTCGCCTTTGTTGTAGCTGCTTTTGTGCTGCGTAAGTTGGcacttcatttgcattttttattgccCTTTACTTTGATATCAAACCTCAATAAATCACCAGCTGTGTTTGTATACGAGACATATGCAcatgtgtgttgttgttgtgtgtgtgttggaggGGGGTGTGGAGCGGGGCAACCCTTGTACTCTACACATGCCTGTGGTATGTGTGCTCGCCCTTGccttctctgctctgctgtgcTCTGTTTGTTTATAGACACAAATCATTGACTATCGCGGCGCCAGTTGCCAGACCCCTTTTCCCCCCCTTCCAGTCACTCTCCTTGCCCTTCTggccatttgtttttttttaatttaattaacagctaaaattacaatttctttttatgaTTTCTTACTGTTTAACTGCCAACAAAAGGGAAAAGAGAAGGGGGAAGCAAGAGGGTTGACAGCAGTTGCTAATAGGCCAAGCTGCCCAATAAgaaacttttctttttcgcttGTTAACACAGAGAATTCTTCTTTCTGTTTCAAAAGAAACTTTTGTCGCCTCGCCTGCTTAGGCTAAAACAATGGCCATCGCGCTCGTTGTGCCAACTTTCAACTCCGAACTTcaaaaactgaaactcaagAACATTTTCCATTCTCGAAACTCATTCGCAATTCTCTTTTTGTTCGTGTTATTTTTTTCGCAGGGCGAGGACAGCGTGGAATACTTTTTGGGCCTGACACCCAGCGGAATTGTCGTGCTGCGCAACAAGACGACGGTGGCTCATTACTATTGGCCGCGCATTGCCAAAGTTTATTATAAAGGACGCTATTTTATGCTCAGGATAAGcgataaaaatgtaaatttcaacGCACCCGGCACCCAACAATGCCCATTGCCAtagctctctctttctgtatATAGCtgtgacgatgacgatggcgatgacgacgacgacgacgacgaagagaAGACCAAGTATTTGCTCTTAGCCATAAATATTTCGCTCTCGAGTGCTTCACACAATTTGCAGTCCGTTTGCCATTGTGCTCTTCAAGTTTTTAATGCtttcttctactttttttttgaggggGAAAGGGTATAAACAGACTCACACTCAAACTCTGAGTCACTTTGTCAGCTGATAAAGTTTAACATGTACTTCGTTGTAGAACACATAATATTAGCTTCGGATAAAGTTTAGCTTTCACACCTTATCTTCTATGTAGCATATAATTCTATTCCAGTTGAAAGTAAAATAGCCGTCAACCGCATAAAACTAATAACAACCGTGTATTTAAtagaaatgccaaaaataaatgtgaatacCGATTAAGTCGaagtaatgaaattaaaaattcctTAATTCATATTAGATTGAAAAATCTTTGgacttttcaaaaattttaaatgcgaGCATTGATTTCTTTAAGCAAGGAATAATAATAGggttattatattttactaaaatggtttaaattacaaatcaaTACTTCATAAACCAATATATTCACATTTATAGAATAAACATTTAggtatttcaaaatatttcaaaaataatttccaGTTTTATTGGAtgttttaaagtttatatctTCTAAAGTTTAAGTACAGTTTTCCAATGAAACTTAGTACTTTTTATAAGCTGCTATTGCTTGCACCTCAAAAGAAAGCGTATTCAAGTTTCGTTGAGAgtttaaaatttgtgtttttggttgGTAGCCATTTTGCAGTGTCGCCAATTTTTACGTTGGGTGACAACTTTTAGCTGTCAACGTTGTTCTCAAGTAAGGCTGTGAGCTGTGAAGAAGCACTCGTTAGACAACAAGTAGCTGGTTGATGATATCTCGTGGTATCTCTTGGTAGCTACCAAGCCCAAAAGAGCTGCTAGCTAGCTGGTTGCTATTCTAACTTGAACACTTTTTGGTGCTAACGCTTTGATAATCAAAAAACTTTTCTTCAGTTGACGCACACAAAAGCGAAACTTTCgtattttcacattttcaacGGTTtcgttttttctctttgctatTTTTTGGCTAGAATcggttttttcttcttcgtttttttcttgtgtcAAAGAATTCACACTTTacattggcaaaaaaaaaaaggggaagTTTGCTGCGACGCAGAATTCACTCGGGCATTCATTCACTCAATTTGCCGTTTTACTtggcaactgctgcagctttTGTCGGCaaaaggttttctttttttgtgtgtcgtGGCAACTCCAAACATCGTCCAATTCTCTGGttcgtcgttgtcgctgtctcgctgtcgtcatcgtcatcatcgtgaCTTGACTTGGTGCTTATCACACTTATGTGTGTATATTGTGGATTCTCTTCTCGTTTTTTGCAGAATGAGCTCAGCACTTATGGCTTTGAGACTCCAAGGAAATCGGCGTGCAAACATTTGTGGCGCTGCTGCGTGGAGCATCATGCGTTCTTCAGGCAGGTGCGCGTTGCACCGCTGCCCAATTCACAGTCACATGCAGCGGATTTGTTTCAACTCGGTTCGCGCTTTAGACACAGGTGAGTACACATACacgaagaaagagagagaactgCCGGAAGTGTTTGCAGCCAACTCACTGTGGGAGTTGCacattaaataaagttattaagCGCAAGCTGAGCTCAATTTATTAGCCGCCAGTCGAGCCAATTTAAAGTGCAGGGCCCCCGAAAAGTGCagccaattaaaatgtaacCCACAGACACTTGAAATCCTTGTGCAGCTCATGTGATTAGATCATTAAGGGCACTCGagcacagagcagagcaaaaaaaagcaaagtcaGTGCTGAGCAAAATTCACAACTTCCAGCTGAACAGCTTCGATACAACGCTGCAGTTTTTTGCTGGTTGGCGGCATCTCTAATGCCGAGTTAAACTCACATAGATCAAGTTTACACCAAACTcttgggctgctgctgctgctgctgctgttgctgccccaGCTAATTGGAAGTCCAATAAAAATGTCGGATCTGCAGGCAGTCGGCAGTTGGGAGTTGggagttgtagttgtagttgggAGTCGTTCAACAAAACGCAAGTCGAGTGCAAAGCCCACTAATGACTTTCTGTGAAATGCCTGCGGGACCAAAATGCAAGGCAATTGTGCATGACGAATGTGGCAGGAACCCTAGGCACAGTCCGGACTTGCCACCTACTTCTCCTCCCACCTTCAACTGCTAGTTGACTGCCGCAGGTCCCTGTTTATGACAGCCATTTGTGGTGACTGCGGCTGCCCATTTGCCTGGGCAGTACCaacgaaaaaattaaaaaaaacaagtagaAAATAAACTTTCTTGCACTTGGTGAACTTGGCTAAATCGAGCTCACGTGGCTAACCGAGAGActcaaaacgaaacgaaacgaaatgaaacgaaactaTTAGCCAAAACTAGAGAAGGAgaatttcgttttcgttgtgaATACttctcttctgttttttttcggCTAGCAAACTTTTGGGGCGCCGTCGCATTTTACGACTGCGCGCCTACCACAAGAACCACACGAGCTCTCGGCGAGTTGTTCTCGAAGTTGAATGCCTGCCtgcgtttttaatttgtgaaaCAAATGAAAGTTTTTACAACCTTTTTATGGTTCACTGTTCATTATTACCGGCCAAGCCAAGCCGAGCCGGGCCAGCGTCTTGTGTcgtatttctattttctatttggGTTTTCTCGCTTTTACATTTCTGTTTTGACCAtttctctcttattttttttttctttgtttttgtgaataaacatagtatactatatattttgtacgaCTTTATGCctacttttatgttttgtgtgCGCTGTGCCCTTCGCATGTCtgaccaacaaccaacaaccactCCCCACCTTGAACACCCAACCAATCAACCGAACAGTCGCACGGACAAGCAAACGGAGAAGGATGCACTTGCCGCCGGACGTGCGCCGCCAGCGTTTACGCGTGTTCCCTCCAAGCGCCAGCCACGACGCGTGATTGATGACTTttttaacagcaacaacggagGTGGTGGCGGAGGCGGTGGAGGCGGCGGTGGAGGAGGTGGCATCATCTCTATGGGCAACCGTCCGCTGCCacagccgctgccgctgcagagcttggccaacagcaatggcaacagcgcCAAGTGAGTACTCCAAAATATCcatcatttgttttcatttcatgcaCAAAAGTTTTTGATTTACCCAACGTCAGTCTACACCCATATAACCagatatataagtatatatatatatatatacacattttttgTGCACTTCCTTTGGCGTAGTTGTCCCTTTTTTTTGGGCTTTCCCTGCAtttcgctttttgttgttgtttgccttttttttttggtaataatTTTGAGCGTCGCGCCAGAGCCGGAAGTGCTCtcatgttgctgccactgcggCAGCATCTTCCTTTGAtctgtttttaatttgcaacatGCGAGTACTCcactctctctttgtctgCTGCAAAGCAAATAGAGTTGCCATTTTGGCATAGTGAATCTCTCACTCTCGTCGCtcttcaatatataaaaacaatgcagAAAACACTTCATCATGTGTTGCCTCCTCCGCACTTTTTCTGATTGCGGGTGTGCgtgttgttgtctgtttttGGATTTGACAGGCCGTCGCCTTTTGCATTGTTCAaagctattgctattgctattgtgCCATTGTGTGTCCTTGGTGTCCAAGTGCTGATGCTCCTCCTGTTGTGGCATGCTTCGTGCCAATGCCGTGTTCAAAATCCATTTAGTTGCCATTTGAAGGCAGTTACATTGTCTAGAcgcaacatttattaaatgttttatggTTTTGCACATCAAATTATATATGGACAAATAAAAATCGGCCATTAGAGCGAGACACTGAGaacgagagtgagagaaatgGATGGGGGGAAGAGAGTGGAGTGGAGTTAGTTTTGGTGCAGCGGAAATGCTGACAGGATGTGGCATCAAGCGTTGCGAGCTTAATGGAAATGGAAGCAGACAAGCTGGTTCTttgaaaaaatagaaaggaaTTTGACAACGTGAGAAGTtgggaaaaaaaaagagtgagGATGATAAAGAAGTATGACAAAGAAAGCAAGAGTTGGTAGTGGAAAAGAATGAGAAGAATTCTAATATTGAAAAAGACAGaattagaaaaaaatgaaactgaTAAGACagtaaaacaaatattgaagGAGACCTTAAATGTCAAAGAAACAAAcctgtatatttatttatggataGCATAGATTGATCAATTGTAAATGGCAGGAAGAAACAgcagtaaaattaaaaagagaaaaggaGTGTCAAATACAATGAAGTATTAACATAAGACAAAGTAAATGTGAACCAAAgggtaatataaaatatactgaaacaaCAGTCACAGGAAAATTTATGGACTCTAAAAGTAATATAAACTTATTTAGACATTGATTGAAAGAAAGTGAGAGCGTTGATTTATATTACAGAcagacaacaaataaacatgaataatgataataagataataataaagaagAGAGAAACTAAAGTAcgataaaaaagaatatacaatattaaagaTATATAGCACAAATCGAAAGGTATAATGGAAAGTGACTTGCAGAATATAGAAAAGCAAATATAGCTTAAGCCATAGATAGACAAAGATCCAGCAAGTGTCATCAAGTAAATCGGCTGCAATGCTGCAAAGACATTGCTGCGACAGgcacaacaaatttgttgtccGATCAGTGGCAACGTCATTAACTTGTGGCAGTGGCAAACGCCGCGTTGACCCCATCAATGTCTAGCGCTCGTCTTCGCATCGTGTAGCGGCCACCATCTATGCATATATTAAGCGAAATGGTAGCCAAggagtctctctctctctgtgtgtaaTCGCTGGCGCAACAATTCCAAGGAACACGCGCAGCCAACGAtcagagaagagaagaggagagcTCGAGGCGAGGCAAAGGAGCTAGCAAATAGCTCACGTCGTTTATCATTTGCAAACAAAGAAGGCAAACCGAAAGGGGGAAGACACAACAGACAGTGGCAGACAGAGGTGGACAGCACAGCGACAGGAGAACATGGCAAAGAGacaggaacagcagcagcggagaGAGGAACATGAACCAACCGACAGAGGCCAATCAAGTTGGCCACACCATGGCAATGCGGGACATAAATCACAAGGCGCGACCAGGCGCACAATGGCACGTCCACAATGGGGTAGtcccatctccatctccatcttcaactccaactccaactgcaaGAGAGCTGAGGCTGGAAATGATTGCCCGCTGATTGCCAGTGCGGCAATTACTCAATTTTATACACGCGCATTATTTGTCTGTGTCGATCCAAAAGACTCgactttgacttcgacttcgacttctcTTTGCTGCTCGACAGCCTAAACGCTGCGAAGCAACTGCAGACTTTAATCAACGTTTatgttaaacaatttaaatttatggcAAAATAATGCGCTAGCCATGCAATTGCTGTGCTGACTGACTGATCGCACCCACCTcttcccctttccctttctctctgCAGCAACTACGACAGTCCCTACCGCTCCACGTATAGTATACCCACAAGCCTGGGTCTGCgtcccagcaacagcagcaacagccatcagcagcagcagcagcagaacaacaactccagcagctacaacaacaatggcagcaatTTGCAGACACCTGACTCGCCTCGCAGCACGCGCAGCGCTCCCTGGCCGAGATCCCAGCAGCGTTCGCTCTTCGGCCACAATCCCTCAAGTCCACGCTCGGTGCGTTCGGTCAGCACCACGGGCGGTGGtctgcatcatcatcatagcCATCACAGCCATGGCCATGGCACcagtcatcatcatcatcatcatcatcaacagcagcagcagcagcaacaaacatcgtcgtcgtcgtcgcatcaTCAGCATCGACAGCAACGCGCCAGCTCCTCATCCGCCTCGCATCAGCAGCAACGCTATCGCTCCAGCTCCGTGGAGAGTCATTCGTCCAACGATTCGCGCTCCACGCGACGGTAAGCAAAGACATCTACAACTTCTCTTAGGATCCATTTAAAAGGTTATTCTACATGAACAGCCACAAGCATCGCCATCGTCGCACCTCGGACAATGAGAGCGAGCTGTCTCGTGGCTCAGGTCGTTCGGGGCGTTCGCATCATCGCAAGCACCGACGCTCGCATCGACATCGTCGTGACTCTGCCGGTGGCTCCGATCATGACAGCACACGTGGACGCAGTTACTCCGGACATCGCAGCTCTTCGATGCGCAGCGGCAGCGCTGAGCTCATCGATTCGACCACTCAATGGCGTGAGGTTCAACGTCGCCAGGCGGAGGCGAGTCTGGGACAGAGTTCGGTGCAACAAGCATCGGTGTCCAAGAGCAGCATGGTGGCTCGCAGTCTGCACAGCAACGACAGTCACTCGGACACACATTCGCATCACAAGTCGCGACGCCATCGCAAGAATAAGTAAGTAAAGACTTTTCTCTCTTTACtccattattatttatgcttcCCCCGCTTAGATCACCTTCCGAGTCACGCAGTCGCATGTGGAACAGCGAGCTGGCCAAGCATCTGCAATTCGATCTGGTGGACACCGCTGGCATGTCGGAGCAGCAGCTACGCGAGATTCCCTACACAGTGGTGGAGACCACCTCGAAGCGTTCCAACTCCAATCTGAAGATacacaagagcaacagcaagagcagcgTCGGTGCCAAGAGCACAGGCTCAGGAAACACCATCACCAATGGCAGTGGCTCAGGCAATGCGGGACAGGCCAAGAATCGCGTGGATCGCATTCGCGGGTAAGTTGAGTTCGGGTTTGCAGACGGCGAGAGTGAGTGCTGCTTGCATTGCATTTCTCATTATTGGTTGGTGCCTTGTAGACTCTACTACCAAAGCTCTCATCCGCATGATAGCAATGGCGGCGGCGTCGGCAATCCTGGCGGTGGTGGCCACGGAGGTCACGGTGGTGCAGCTCCCAAGAACGGTTCCATACGCTCGGCCAGCACGATCTCTTCCCGGGAGTGCGAACGCAACAATGGACACGGCTTAGTTCGGTGAGTAAAGACAAGTTCGTTAGACTATTACcatattatttactttatgaatttctttataatttgtCATATTAGTTTCATAATTTCTCTATGGAACTTATAAAACAAttactttcattattatttcctATATCTTTTGTTATGTTACTTGTAAAATAATTACTCAATATTTgactttttatttagtttattaatttccatagttgttataatttattaaataatttagtatttttttacattattatttttatcaaagtGTAGTCTATTCTTGATTTAACCATCTTCACTTTCTTATATACCAAACCACCTAAAAAATACTGTACTAGTATATTTCTTACATCATTTTTTCccatattatttgttattttacttACGATATTagttattagttatttaatttgtttcctactttgtataccaaataatctattaaatactatatttttgtactttctAGTCTTATATTCCTTAGATTATTTCTTcctatattatttgttatattttttactttattagCAACTTTAGTATCTTTAATATATTCCCCCATTTATCCATCTAATTTATGTCCTACCTTTCAGCATGATGTCCAGCATGAGCATGGGTGACTTCATCTCGCCCACGGGATCGAATCTGAGTCCACTGGAGAACTCGGCGTTACGTGTTTCACATGAGCACACAGACTCTGGACTAGGAGCTGATCAGGACTATGCATACTCCTCAGAAAGGTAAGCACAATACACTTCACTGTAgtattataatttagtatttattttactttggTAGTTAAGTATTTTGTAAAGCAGCATATCTGCTgctttcatttctttcttCATAAATTTGAGTTACTTTTACATGCCATAAATGCCAATGAGTTTTCGATTACAACACAACTTTTAAATAGCATAGATATTTCAACTGTCAGCAACTTATTACACATTCGATTACCTTAAATAGTTGCCTTTGCAACACACTTGCTCACTCGACTCCCACGACTGTTTTTGtaacttaaataaatgaattaccTGCCcatatttaatgtaaacaaTTTCTCTCTCGTTTGTAATCgaatttcgaaaaaaaaaacagatccAGCGATAGCACACGTTATGGCACCAACAAATCATCGGGCGCCTCGAGCGGCAGTCATCGCAAGTCAGTTGGCAGCGCCAgcaacggcggcggcggcaacaacggtggaggaggtggaggtggcTACAACAGCCTCATGCAACAGACTGTGAgtaatcagcagcagcaacagcaacaacaacgttcgCTCTTCGCACAGCGACAACAGAAGCCCAATTACAAATACGCCAACAACTCCTCGAACTCCACATCGTCCTCCACTAACCCAAAACAAAACCTGGCGCCCGTACACGGCGCATCCTCATCCACAGCAAATACTAACTCGACGAGCGTGTCAACaacacagtcgcagtcgaacAACAACcataaaagcagcagcagcagcagcaacgctgGCAACACTGGCGCCAGCGGCAGCAATCGCCTGCTCAGCTACACGACGTTCGAGAACAATCAGTACAAGTTCAGTTTGAACAATGCGGCGCTGGGCAAGGCGACGACGTCTGGCGCACGtgttgccagcagcagcagcagcaatctcACGGGTAACATGGTAACAACCGGTAATGGTGGTGGTGGCAATGCTCTTAGcagtggtggtggtggtggtctTGGTGGTGCTTTCAGTCGACAACGCAGCTTTGTCGAATGGCCCAATAACCCGGCGGCGCCTTATTACTATCAAGGACCCTCGACGAGTGCGGCACAAGTGAAGCGACGCGATGCCAAGTCCGACATTGGTGT includes the following:
- the LOC132786128 gene encoding uncharacterized protein DDB_G0283357 isoform X2; the protein is MNCLCRPSRIMSVRINLLDETDFIHEIKDDLPGQALLDVVFARLNLIETSYFGIRYIDDENQTHWLDPASRISRQLKPKSDPYDLYFGVKFYAADPCKLLEEITRYQLFLQVKQDVLQGRLPVAFELAAELGAFVVQSELGDYDQRRHSKGYVSEFRLLPNQSSELEARVSELHQQLKGMSPSSAELNYLDKVKWHDMYGVDLHPVLGEDSVEYFLGLTPSGIVVLRNKTTVAHYYWPRIAKVYYKGRYFMLRISDKNNELSTYGFETPRKSACKHLWRCCVEHHAFFRQVRVAPLPNSQSHAADLFQLGSRFRHSRTDKQTEKDALAAGRAPPAFTRVPSKRQPRRVIDDFFNSNNGGGGGGGGGGGGGGGIISMGNRPLPQPLPLQSLANSNGNSANNYDSPYRSTYSIPTSLGLRPSNSSNSHQQQQQQNNNSSSYNNNGSNLQTPDSPRSTRSAPWPRSQQRSLFGHNPSSPRSVRSVSTTGGGLHHHHSHHSHGHGTSHHHHHHHQQQQQQQQTSSSSSHHQHRQQRASSSSASHQQQRYRSSSVESHSSNDSRSTRRHKHRHRRTSDNESELSRGSGRSGRSHHRKHRRSHRHRRDSAGGSDHDSTRGRSYSGHRSSSMRSGSAELIDSTTQWREVQRRQAEASLGQSSVQQASVSKSSMVARSLHSNDSHSDTHSHHKSRRHRKNKSPSESRSRMWNSELAKHLQFDLVDTAGMSEQQLREIPYTVVETTSKRSNSNLKIHKSNSKSSVGAKSTGSGNTITNGSGSGNAGQAKNRVDRIRGNGGGVGNPGGGGHGGHGGAAPKNGSIRSASTISSRECERNNGHGLVRMMSSMSMGDFISPTGSNLSPLENSALRVSHEHTDSGLGADQDYAYSSERSSDSTRYGTNKSSGASSGSHRKSVGSASNGGGGNNGGGGGGGYNSLMQQTVSNQQQQQQQQRSLFAQRQQKPNYKYANNSSNSTSSSTNPKQNLAPVHGASSSTANTNSTSVSTTQSQSNNNHKSSSSSSNAGNTGASGSNRLLSYTTFENNQYKFSLNNAALGKATTSGARVASSSSSNLTGNMVTTGNGGGGNALSSGGGGGLGGAFSRQRSFVEWPNNPAAPYYYQGPSTSAAQVKRRDAKSDIGVPTRRLSGQSVTKTQLLTGGSGGGSSQLANASCYPMHYASSNVTNLSGHNRVLGQRGVVGSAGVGIGFAGLQPAKSDLFLSYIHGGEYERPYIYNYKMPQMPPGLLGGSFSGIGHSNGNGSGSGSGSASGSPKQQASAYHISGAQTADPPPPPAPLYGGSAPANDVMYYQFDKGAAKSQQQQQQQSQQQQQQQQPPPIVQQPKATSANVAGGSGGGAAAGPLVYLQHGQNVAPSNVTSTQQTAMHHHHHHHHQSSHSCSEEDEAMAVLEAMQPDATTTNDEAEEDTDDVYDDEAAEAEDMFDPDVPLMSPTGSNNSANNNNNNNFGSNNNSNRNAVASISALANINLDNCNANVYGGQQQQCANDTSLHQQQQQLVLPITTSNQTLNCPTLNANSHSSSQTNSNSNSNTNSNSNTTCNTNAYPNEPTASSPVAPTTATATTTAAAAAVAVATAATATNSQRTNSNSHSNLQQNQNISSSLEIILSPIIQSSRRAQL